Part of the Cytophagales bacterium genome is shown below.
GACAATCAAAAGACAAATTTCAAATTCAGGTTTACGACTTCTTAGCTCACGGTATTTTTTTTGACTACAACGGACTTCTTGGACTGGACTTTTTAGAGGGGACAAAATTTTGCATTGACACGAAGTTAAACACAATAACATTGAGCTGATGAAAAATTTGACGCTTAATTTAAGACGACAGACCTTCGTGAACAGAGCAGCACGAACCGCTTACGAATATTTGTTGAGTACATTCGTAATTCGTGAAAATTCGTAATTTGTAGGAGATTACAAAATGAAAAACCAGCTTATAGAAGCAGTTCAAAAGCTAAAAGAAAAAGGGATTACAAAACCACAAATCGGTATTGTATTAGGTACAGGATTAGGAAACCTGATAGAAGAAATTGATATTCAAGTGGAAATTGAATATAAAAACATCCCGCACTTTCCTCTTTCAACGGTTGAAACGCATTCCGGTAAGTTAATTTATGGTGATATTTCAGGTAAAAAGGTCCTGGCAATGCAAGGACGTTTTCACTACTATGAAGGATATAGTATGAAACAAATTACTTTCCCGGTAAGGGTAATGAAACAATCAGGGATAAAATACCTCTTGTTATCAAATGCTGCCGGAAGTATGAATCCCCGGATCAGGAAAGGATCGTTAATGCTCATAGATGACCACATCAACCTTTTGCCGGATAATCCGCTAAGGGGATCAAATTTAGATGAACAGGGCCCCCGTTTCCCTGACATGAGTGAACCTTATTCACCACAATTAAACGAGAAGCTGGAAAAAATTGCAGATGAAGAAAATATCACATTACACAAAGGCGTATATGCAGCCGTTGCCGGGCCTAACCTGGAAACACGTGCAGAATATCGCTACCTGCGTGGTATGGGGGCTGATGTTGTAGGAATGTCAACTGTACCTGAAGTGATTGTAGCAAATCATTGCGGGCTGCCGTGTGCTGCCATCTCAGTGGTCACCGATGAATGTGATCCCGATAACCTTGCAAAAGTAAATATTGAGGAGATCATTGAAACTGCCAATAAAGCACAGGCTAAATTGACAAAGCTGTTTGTTGGTTTGGTAAAACAAAGAACATAATTTTATGAATTAAAATAATGAAACCACTAATTACACGAATTTAACTAATTAAGAATTACACTAATTTAATTTGTGTAATTCGTGGTTAAACATTGAGATTCCGTTACAAATATCTCTGATGAACACAATTATCTGCCCCTTCTTATTCCTGACAATTTTTAATCTCGCTCTCACTGCCTGCTCGCAGAACGATGATCTTGATAAAAAACTAAAAAACATATTAGAATACAGCGTTCCAATTATTAAAGTAGAAGAAGCGCTAACACAGGAACAAAAGGATAATGTTTATTTTTTAGACACCCGCTCCAATGAGGAATATCTTGTAAGCCACATC
Proteins encoded:
- a CDS encoding purine-nucleoside phosphorylase; amino-acid sequence: MKNQLIEAVQKLKEKGITKPQIGIVLGTGLGNLIEEIDIQVEIEYKNIPHFPLSTVETHSGKLIYGDISGKKVLAMQGRFHYYEGYSMKQITFPVRVMKQSGIKYLLLSNAAGSMNPRIRKGSLMLIDDHINLLPDNPLRGSNLDEQGPRFPDMSEPYSPQLNEKLEKIADEENITLHKGVYAAVAGPNLETRAEYRYLRGMGADVVGMSTVPEVIVANHCGLPCAAISVVTDECDPDNLAKVNIEEIIETANKAQAKLTKLFVGLVKQRT